The following proteins are co-located in the Procambarus clarkii isolate CNS0578487 chromosome 16, FALCON_Pclarkii_2.0, whole genome shotgun sequence genome:
- the LOC138365395 gene encoding general transcription factor II-I repeat domain-containing protein 2A-like, protein MPILYRMSPPPAKKRCQSNEEDIREFKEYWTEKFGMIMKDDKALCIFCSDTVVCRTSSVGPVPKVIAQHGKPLCDGEYIKEAWLECAPYLFDNFSEKKKIIQRIKDLPVSRKTVKDRILKLERNTAEQLTKDLSSCKFFSICVDESTDITSSARLAIYSRFSRGDEVCEEMVALASLPELTTGAEICKTVVNEFSTRQIDISKVVSVTTDGAPNMTGEKAGFVNLFAKSVGHPLIGFHCIIHEEALCANAGLKELQEVMQTVTKVVNYICGRPLNKRQFQTLLDEIESVYKGLKMYNHVHFCEHLNELNIKLQGSGKTLDVMFCYIKAFEMKLKVFKRDVDNERFRYFPNLKRYISDLKDDRTDHKCLQKLFVNIIESTVWQFSTRFAKFRELEDTVKFIKIPDSIKMDEQNLQMFPWIDMDDFEMQLIEFQSSSIWKQKFVDFRVDLENIERERLEMKVTKKNAENEVLRTWNTIPENYVFKKPSNSIANHVFVYICLRIFVLNYELC, encoded by the exons ATGCCGAT ATTGTACagaatgtcaccaccaccagctaagaAACGATGTCAGTCAAATGAAGAGGATATTAGAGAATTTAAGGAATACTGGACTGAAAAGTTTGGCATGATTATGAAggatgataaagctttatgcattTTCTGTTCTGACACAGTTGTTTGTAGAACTTCTTCT GTAGGCCCAGTTCCAAAAGTTATTGCCCAACACGGAAAGCCTCTCTGTGATGGGGAGTATATTAAAGAAGCTTGGCTAGAATGTGCACCTTATCTTTTTGACAACTTTTCAGAAAAGAAAAAGATTATTCAGCGCATTAAAGATTTGCCTGTGAGTAGGAAAACAGTTAAGGATAGGATACTTAAGTTGGAAAGAAATACAGCTGAACAATTGACAAAAGATTTGTCTTCATGCAAGTTTTTTTCTATTTGTGTTGATGAAAGTACAGACATTACATCATCAGCTAGGCTAGCCATATATTCTAGATTTAGTAGGGGTGATGAAGTATGTGAAGAGATGGTTGCTCTTGCATCACTACCTGAGCTTACTACCGGGGCTGAAATATGTAAAACAGTTGTGAACGAATTCTCTACTCGGCAAATTGACATTTCAAAAGTAGTATCCGTCACAACAGATGGTGCCCCAAACATGACTGGTGAGAAGGCAGGATTTGTAAATCTGTTTGCAAAAAGTGTTGGTCATCCACTGATTGGCTTCCATTGCATCATACATGAGGAGGCTTTATGTGCAAATGCTGGCCTAAAGGAACTGCAAGAAGTGATGCAAACAGTTACCAAGGTTGTTAATTACATTTGTGGTCGGCCTTTAAATAAAAGACAATTTCAAACTCTACTGGATGAGATAGAATCTGTGTATAAAGGACTGAAAATGTACAACCATGTTC ATTTTTGTGAACATTTAAATGAATTGAATATTAAGTTACAGGGCTCTGGTAAgacacttgatgttatgttttgttacataaaagCTTTTGAAATGAAGCTTAAAGTTTTTAAGAGGGATGTAGATAATGAGAGATTTAGATACTTTCCAAACCTAAAGAGGTACATCAGTGATCTAAAAGATGACAGAACAGACCACAAATGTCTTCAAAAGCTGTTTGTAAACATTATCGAGTCAACAGTTTGGCAGTTCTCTACAAGATTTGCCAAATTCAGAGAACTGGAAGACACAGTAAAGTTCATCAAGATTCCAGACAGCATCAAAATGGATGAACAAAACTTGCAAATGTTTCCATGGATAGACATGGATGATTTTGAGATGCAGTTGATTGAATTTCAGAGTAGCTCAATTTGGAAGCAGAAATTTGTTGACTTTAGAGTTGACTTGGAAAAtattgaaagagagagattagagatgaaagtaacaaagaaaaatgcggaaaacgaagtattaaggacttggaatactattccagaaaattatGTGTTTAAAAAACCTTCCAACAGCATTGCTAACCATGTTTTTGTCTACATATGCTTGCGAATCTTTGTTCTCAATTATGAACTTTGTTAA